GCTTGGCGAGCCCGCGCAGCGCCTGCCCGAGCCGGGGGCCGGGAATGCTCAGGATGGTGCTCAGTTCTCTCGGTACGTCCTGCACCCGCCCCGCCTTGACCGCCTGGATGCCGTTCCAGCCGGGCCGCGCGGCGACGGTCTTCAGGTCCGCGCCGAGAATCAGTTGGGGGTTGGCCTTCACGATCAGCTCGGGGTCCACCTTCGGGAAGTCGCCTAAGGACGCCGGGATCACGTTGCGCGCGCCGGCCTTGGTGAGCAGCACGCCCATGAAGGAGTTCGGGCCGACCGAGTACGGGGTGGGGTCGATCTCGAAATAGACGGTCGGCTTGCGGACGGCGCTTTTCGTCAGGATCTCCACCTTGGCGATCTCGCGCCGCAGCGAGACGTTCAGGGCTTTCGCCTGCGCCTCGCGGTTCACGACGCGCCCGAGCACGTTCAGTTTGCTGAACACGTCCTCGTAGGTCTCGGGGTTGACCGCCACGTTGGGAATGCCGAGTTTGTCGAGCTGCTCGGCGAGCTTGCCGTATTTGCTCAGGATCACGAGGTCGGGCTTCAGGCTCACGATCCGCTCGACGTTGGCGTCGTAGAGCCCACCCACCTTGGGCAGCGCGGCGGCCTGCTTGGGGTAGAGGCTGAAATCGTCCACCGCCACGAGCTTGCCGCAGGCCCCGATGGCGCACAGCGTCTCGGTG
This region of Deinococcus reticulitermitis genomic DNA includes:
- a CDS encoding ABC transporter substrate-binding protein is translated as MHRVTLARLRPLPLLALSLALCAGAAEATRYPLVLTDDLGRKVTVRAEPARIVSVLPSNTETLCAIGACGKLVAVDDFSLYPKQAAALPKVGGLYDANVERIVSLKPDLVILSKYGKLAEQLDKLGIPNVAVNPETYEDVFSKLNVLGRVVNREAQAKALNVSLRREIAKVEILTKSAVRKPTVYFEIDPTPYSVGPNSFMGVLLTKAGARNVIPASLGDFPKVDPELIVKANPQLILGADLKTVAARPGWNGIQAVKAGRVQDVPRELSTILSIPGPRLGQALRGLAKLVHPELFR